In Bacteroidales bacterium, the sequence ATTTATGCTGAAAAATGAACTGCCTGTATAGAATTTCATTCCTGGAATAAAGTACTGTAAGTGAGGATTAAAAAGTTCCACTACTTCAGTGCTGAGAATATCGGGATAAATATATCCGTCCTTATGCAGAGGGGTATGTCCAATTGAATCACCATGAGGAGCAACATGACTGACATCAGGAAATACAGGTGGCATATACCTGCTTACTGTATAACTGAAGAAAAAAGGATCAGTTGATTTTACCATACCTGCATCACTGCTATCCAGGGTAATAGCTCCGTTCATCTTATATCGGGTGAGATCAGTTTTGAACTGGTATTGTTCTGCAACAGATCTACCAGAGTATCCGGGTTCAAATGTAAAGTAACGACCCGTGAAATCAGGATAATCAATTATCCTGGCATTGTGAAATATCGGCCTGGTTTTATCAATCAACTGCACAGCGGTAGAAACGGCATAGTTCAATCCTGCTTCCGAATTGGCCCCCAATATTATTATATTCGGTGATTCCGGTGGCGAATAAATATAATAACCTTCCTTTTTTCCCTTAATTTCTTGTGTGGGAAGCTTACTTATAAAACGATTATAGAGGGCGGTTTTTCCAATGCTGATAATAAGTTTTGACATTTTAAGCTGCTCCGGAGATACATTCTCTGTGATTACATTTATTTCCTGATTCTTATCCAGGGTGTTGACAGTTAAGGCTTTTTTCAATATTCCGGCTTCTTCCTTCAATGATGCATCAGCATATACAATAACCGGCTGCTCATATGGATTCATCCCGGGTTTTGAAAAGATTACCGATTCAAGCCGGCTCACCTTTTTAGGAGTGGGAAGTACCATATCACGAATATGAAAAGCCGTATCTGTGTAATGAATCATTCTCTCTCCAACCGAAAAATTCTTATCCGTATATCTGAAAGTAACACTGTCAATCCATAATGTGCCAGTTCCTTTCAGTCCTATGAAAATTTTAACAAAATGCGCATCGGTAGGTATGTCTCCGTCCGGAAAAGGAAAGGAATGGCTTTTGCCTGTTATCCTGCACCAATCAAGGTTTTCCACCGATGTAAAATTCGCCAGGGAAAGTGATTTAAATGAACCATCGATCACCTGGTTTTCATGAGGATATTTAATTGCCGGTTTTATCAGATTCTTATTCCTGTCGTAATACCTTACACTGATGTCGACGCAATCAAACATTTTTATTCCCAACCGGGCCCTGTTCGGTATGATATGTTGCATACGGGCATAAAGTGAAAGACTATAGTTACCGGGAATTACCTTGATGTAATCGCTTAATATGCCTTCACCCTGCAGATCGGTTTCCAATGCTGATGTTCGCTCGATTTTAACCGCCCTGTAACCTGAAAATGCCTCATCCTCACTGAAAAGACTGTCAGCCAGAGTATCGACCCAATATACATGTTCCCCTGTTTGCTGCCAGCCGTCAATGGCAAATGATGTTTTGAGGCTGTCGAGTTTATAAAGCTTGCCGGTTTCAAATGACGGGTTTCTCAGGAGATTCCCCTTTTCAAACCGCTGAATTCTTAATCGGTATGGGATCGTCAGTGGCGCTTCAGTGGACCATAAATAGCGTTGTTCCTCAATATCGCTGTTTTTCCTGCATCCATCAATGACCAGCAAAAGAACAGCCAGCAGGTATAGAAGCGACCTGAATTTCATTAGCCGTAAATTTCCTTTTTCGCAGCTTTGAGTGTATTTTTCAACAATGAAACAACAGTCATAACCCCTACTCCACCCGGAACCGGCGTTATGAAACTGCATTTAGGAGCCACTTCATCAAATTTAACATCCCCGATAAGCTTCCATCCCGATTTGGTTTTATCTGAAGGAACCCGCGTAATGCCTACGTCAATTACAACGGCTCCTTCTTTAACCATATCGGCTCTTACAAATTCGGCTTTGCCAAGTGCCGCAATAATTATATCCGCCTGGCGGATTATATTGTCAAGGTTTTTTGTCCGGCTATGGCACATGGTTACCGTGGCATCGCCGGGATAGGCTTTAAGGGACATAAGTATACTTACAGGTTTCCCGACAATGTTACTCCTTCCTACCACGACGCAATTTTTACCGGATGTGGGTATGTTATAGCGTTCAATCAGGTCCATGATCCCTGCAGGAGTTGCAGAAACGAAACATGGAAGACCAAGAATCATACGGCCTACATTGACTGGATGAAAACCATCAACATCTTTTTTCGGATCAATGGCTTCAATTACCTTCTGCTCGGAAATATGTTTCGGAAGAGGCAGTTGCACAATGAAACCATCAATATCCGCATCATCATTCAATTTGTGAACGGTCTCAAGCAACTTTTCCTCGGTCACATCCTCTTCATAACGAATGAGGGTTGACTTAAAACCCACTTCAGCACAGGATTTGACCTTACCGGCCACATAAGTTTCACTTGCACCGTCATGGCCAACCAGCACTGCTGCAAGATGCGGTGTTTTGAGTCCCTGTTCTTTAAGTCTTATGACTTCGGCAGCAATTTCCGCTTTGATGTCGGATGCGATTTTTTTTCCGTCGATGAGTTGCATTGTGATAGGTGTTATTTATTTTCCGCGGAGTCCGGGCATATTGCCCATCATGCGCATCGGATTTTTATTTGTTGTGATCATCTTCATCAGTTTTCGTGTTTCATCGAACTGTTTCACCAGGCGGTTCACTTCCTGAATGCTGGTTCCGCTTCCGTCAGCAATTCTTTTCCGTCTGGTACCGTTAAGAATCTCAGGATTATTCCTTTCTACCTGTGTCATTGAATAAATGATGGCCTCAATTCCCTTAAAGGCATCATCATCCATATCCAGGTTTTTCAAAGCCTTTCCTACTCCTGGAATCATGCTGGCCAGTTCCTTTATATTTCCCATCTTTTTTATCTGCTGAATCTGGCTGAGAAAATCAGTAAAGGTGAACTGGTCTTTTGCAATTTTTTTCTGAATTTTCCGGGCTTCTTCCACATCAAACTGTTCCTGGGCTTTTTCCACAAGGGTCACAATATCCCCCATGCCCAGTATCCTGTCTGCCATACGTTGGGGATGGAACAGTTCTATTGACTCGAGTTTTTCCCCGGCACTTACGAATTTAATAGGCTTATCAACCACTGAGCGGATGGAAAGTGCGGCACCGCCACGGGTATCGCCATCAAGCTTTGTAAGAACCACTCCATCGAAATCGAGCCGGTTATTGAATTCCTTCGCTGTGTTCACAGCATCCTGACCGGTCATGGAATCAACAACAAACAGGATTTCCTGCGGATCCACATTTTTTTTCACCGATGCAATCTCGTTCATCATCTGCTCATCGATGGCCAGTCGTCCTGCCGTATCAATGATTACAAGATCATACCCAAGCCTTTTTGCTTCTTTAACACCGGCCAGCGCAATTTTAACCGGATCCTGGTTGCCTTCTTCAGTGTATACAGGAACAGAAACCTGCTGTCCCAATACTTTCAACTGTTCAATGGCAGCAGGACGATATACGTCACCGGCAATCATTATGGGGTTTTTGCCCCGCTTATGTTTAAGATGACTCGCCAGTTTAGCCGAGAAAGTGGTTTTACCGGAACCCTGGAGACCTGCAATCAGTATGACTGCAGGATTGCCCTTCATGTTGATGTCTTCGTTTGCACCGCCCATCAGGCTCGTGAGCTCATCATGAACGATTTTTACCATCATCTGCCCCGGCTTAACCGAAGTCAGAATCTTTTGTCCCAGCGCCTGTTGCTTAACATTATCGGTAAATGTCTTGGCAATCTTATAGTTTACATCGGCATCAAGAAGTGCACGCCGGATTTCTTTCAGCGTTTCAGCAACATTGATCTCGGTGATTCTTCCTTCACCTTTTAGTATCTTAAATGACCGTTCCAGCCGGTCGGATAAATTGTCGAACATCTGTTAAGTCTGTTAGGCTGTTAGACTATTAGGCTATTAGGCTATTAGGCAATTAGGCTAATAGTCTGTTAGTCTGTTAGTCTGTTAGTTAATATTAGTATTAATTATATTTTATATTTCTATTTCTTTTTTTTGAACCTCTGAACTTTAAACTTCTGAACTTCCAAATTTCCTAAGCCCCTAAGCCCCTAAAAAGCTAATTCGCTAAATTACTACATTCTCTCGGGCATTTCAATACCCAGCAATTCCATCGCTCTTTTTACGATGTCGGCAACAACTGCTGACAATACAAGCCGCATATCCCTGGTATCCCTGTTTTCCTCTTTAAGAATCGAATAATCATGGTAGAACTGGTTGTATTCCTTCACCAGGTCATATATAAAGTTTGCGATCAGCGAGGGATTGAATGTATCGCCTGCATCAACAACTATAGCCGGGAAATCATGAATGTACCTGAGTAGGCTCTTCTCCTTTGGATTCAGTTCAAGATCCGGTTTACAACTCACCGGAATTTCAAGACCCATTTCAGATGCTTTTCTGAAAACCGATCGTATTCTTGTATAGGTATATTGTATAAAGGGGCCTGTATTCCCATCAAAATCAATGGATTCCCTGGGATCAAAAAGCATATTCTTTACCGGGTCAACCTTCAGCATATAGTACTTCAGTGCACTCAGCCCGATCATTCTGAAAATATCTTCTTTTTCCGTTTCGTTAAGGCCCTCGAGTTTACCGAGTTCTTTCGACATTTCCCTTGCTGTGCCAGTCATTTCGTCCATCAGGTCATCCGCATCCACAACAGTTCCTTCACGCGATTTCATTTTACCCTCGGGAAGCTCTACCATGCCATACGAAAGGTGATACAGCGATTTGGCCCACGGGAAGCCAAGCATGTCAAGCACAATAGACAATACCTTAAAATGATAATTCTGTTCGTTTCCCACAACATAGACCATTCTGCCGGGTTTGTATTCCTGCTGGCGAACCTGTGCAGTTCCAATATCCTGGGTCATATAAACCGAAGTTCCGTCTGACCTGAGCAATACTTTTTCATCAAGTCCTTTATCCCTGAGATCAGCCCACACCGATCCATCGTCATGTTTTACAAAAACACCTTTTTCTAATCCGTCAAGAACGGCCTTTTTACCGTGAACCCAGGTTTCCGACTCATAATATATTTTATCAAAACTTACGCCGAGTCTCTTGTACGTTTCATTGAAGCCTTTATAAACCCAGTTGTTCATCATCTCCCATAACTCATGGACTTCTTTGTCGCCAGCCTCCCACTTTCTGAGCATTTCCTGGGCATCGAGTATCAGTGCGGCCTTCTTTTCGGCTTCTTCAGGTTTCATGCCTCCAGCAACAAGCTCACTGATCTGCTTTTTATATTCCTTATCAAATCTTACATAATAATCGCCAACCAGGTGGTCGCCCTTTTTGCCTGATGTTTCGGGAGTTTCGCCGTTACCCCACTTTTGCCAGGCCAGCATTGACTTGCAAATATGAATCCCCCTGTCGTTTACAAGGTTGGTTTTAAAAACACGTTTACCCGATGCGTGCAATATGTTGCTCACCGCATATCCAAGGAGGTTATTTCTTATATGGCCCAAATGCAGAGGCTTGTTGGTATTTGGGGAAGAATACTCCACCATGATCGAAGGAGAATTCTCCTGAACCGGTGAAAAACCAAAGCCGGGTTTAACACCCATTTCATTCAGAAAGTCAAGGTAGTACCTGCTGCTTACAACCATGTTCAGGAATCCTTTGACCACATTGAATTTTATAATCTCCTGGCAATGTTCGTTAATGTATGTGCCAATTTCAGAAGCTGTAATATCCGGTGACTTTTTAGATACCTTAAGCAAAGGAAAAACAACAAGCGTAATATCCCCTTCGAATTCTTTTCTTGTTTTTTGCAATTGAATTTGTGAAGAAAGGCAATCAGTACCATACAGATACAGAACGGCATTCTTTATTTGCGCAGATAATATATCTTCTATAACCAGCATTTTTATTATATTGTGGCACAAATATAAATTCATTTTTTAACTTTAAAATCAAAAAGAAAGCCATGGATATAAAAGACAAGGTATATTCAGTGATGCAAAAGGCAAACAAACCATTAAGAGCTGGTGAAATTGCTGAACTTGCAGCTGTGGATAAAAAAGAAGTTGAAAAAGCGATAAAGCAGCTGGCTAAGGAAGATAAGGCTTTCTCACCTGTCAGATGCTGCTGGCAAGCCAAATAATATAACCGGATGCCAGTTACAATTAAAGAAGTCCTGACAAAAAAGGAACTTCGGACTTTTATCTACCTGCCGGAAAAGATACATTCGAATCACAAGACCTGGGTATATCCTTTGTATTTTGATGAATGGGATTTTTACAATCCCGCCAAAAACCGTTTTTTCAGCGCTTGTGATACAATCCTCTGCCTTGCATACCGGAATGACGAGCCGGTAGGGCGCATTATGGGAATTATCAACCATAAATACAATAAAATTCATAACGAGAATTACGGACGCTTTTTTGCACTTGAGTGTTATAATGATGTTGAAATCGCTTCAGCGCTTATTACTAAAATTGAGGATTGGTGCAGAGAAAGGGGCATGGAAAAGGTAATCGGCCCATTCGGCTTTTCGGATAAAGATCCGCAGGGCTTTATGGTAGAAGGTTTTGATGAACCGGTAGTGATAGCCACGAATTACAGTCTTGATTACATGCCTGAACTGATGCAACAGTGCGGATATGTGAAAGATATCGACTGCGTAGATTACATTATTCCGGTGCCTAAAGAGATCCCTGTTTTTTACAAGTCAATTTATAAGCGTTCACTTGACAATAATAACTTCAAGCTCAAAGAATTCAAAAGCCGCATTACGTTAAGGCCATATATAAGGCCGGTTTTTGAGCTGATCAACCAGACCTATGCGCCCATCTATGGTTTTAGTCCTTTGTCGGACAAAGAAATCGATTATTTTGCAAACCGTTATATAGCCATTATCAATCCCCGGTTCGTTAAAATAATATATAATGAAAAGGATGAACTCATTGCCTTTGCCCTGGCAATGCCTGAAATAAGTATCGGGATACGAAAGGCCAAAGGAAAACTATTTCCTGCAGGATTCATTAAGATTGTCCGTGAATCATTCCGCACGAAATACCTGACCATGTTGTTAGGAGCTATTCGCGAAGATTACAGGAACAATGGCATTGACGCACTCCTGGGATTTAAAATGCTTGAATCGGCACAGAAACAGAAGTTCGAACTGATCGACAGCCACCTGGTCCTTGAAACCAATACGAAAATGAGGGCTGAATACGAAAAGCTGGGTGGCCAGGTAAAGAAAAGATACCGTATTTACGGAAAAATGCTTCAGAAATAAACAAGGGAAAGAATAACAACTGCCACGATCATATAGACCAGCGTGAGTGGCAGTCCTATTTTCATAAAATCCCTGAATGAATACCCGCCGGGACCATAAACCATGAGGTTGGTTACGTAGCCATGAGGTGTCATAAAAGTGCAGGCCGAAGCATATGCCACTGCAAGCACAAAGGGTGTTCCGGTTACGTCGAGTAACTGTGCAACTGTAAGTGCTATGGGGAAAACGATCGCTACAGCGGCCTTTGTTGTAATATACGCTGCCAGTAATGCAGTAATGGCATAAATTCCGAGAAGAACACCTATTTTACCGAAAGGCAGAAAGGCTGAAATCACAAGGTTGGCAACAAGATCGGCAGCACCCGATTTTATCATGGCCGTTCCCAGGGCAAGAGACATTACAATTACAAGCGCGAGGTTATAATCGATAGTGTTGGGAATTTCCTTGGGATTGGTGACTTTGAGCAGCATGGATATCAGGATCATGATGATCAGTCCCATGAACAGTGAGATCACATTCAGGGCAGCCAGGGTTATCACACCGGTTATTCCCCCTAAAAGGATAAGGGTTTTATACCATTCAAGGTTGAGATATTCAGTTACCCTTGTGATGAAATAGAAATCAAATGAATCTTTTGAACGGCTCAGAAAATTCTCTCCTGCAAACAAGAGCAGTACATCGCCGGCTTTAAGCACCACCCCGCCCGGTTTGCCTTCTATGCGTTCACCATTCCTGTGAACAGCTATAATTGCAGCGTCATACTTGCCCCTGAAATCTGAATCACGGACTGATTTATTGATAAGAGATGAATTCTGCGAAACAACTACCTCGTTAACATTGGCACGACTGAGACGGCTCAGCATACCGACTTCAGGAAGTACCAAACCCGATTTGGCGCTCAGAAGGTCGGCTATATTGTGCGTTTCACCTTTGAAAACAAGTACATCGCCCTGGTCGAGGATCACATCACCGGGTACCTCTATTATTGTAATTGATTTCCTGATAACTGCCGTAAGAGCGAGTCCTTTTATGTCAAGTAAACCCGACTCATTCACTGATTTGCCAATCAGATGGGAACGAACCTTTACTTTAGCTTCAACCACATATTCTCTCCCTGAAGTAAGGTCATCCTCATAGGTTTTGCGTGAAGGCAATAGTTTGTTGCCAAATAAAACAAGATAAAGCCAACCCAGGATCATCATCGGTATTCCAACCCATGCAAATTCAAAAAGATTAAGGGCTTTCAGACCCGGCATGATCTTCTGGTCAATAACCATGCTGTTCACAATCAGGTTTGTTGACGTACCGATCAAAGTAGCCGATCCACCCAGGATTGAAGCATATGATAATGGAATCAGAAATTTGGAAGGAGCAAAGTTATTTCTGCGTGTCCAGCTGTTCACATAAGGCATCATGACAGCCACAAGCGGGGTGTTGTTCAGAAACATTGAAAAACCGGAAACCGCGAGCACCATGCGACCTATAAAACCCCTGTAGGTCCTTACTTTCCTGAACAAACGATCAAATGAAAATTCAATGATATCCGTTTTTTTAATCACATCGCTGAAGAGGAGCATAAGGATTACCACCGCCACCTGTTCATTTCCGAAACCACTTATAATTTCGGAAGGTGTAAGCACTCCAAAAATGCCCAGCGTTATAACTCCTACCAGAAAAGTAAATGAAGTACCCAGTAAATTCCAATATAAAGAAATCAGAATAAACAATAGCACTACAAATACCAATACAAGGTCAAATGTGATCATGTTTTGACTTAAGTGTGCGAAAGTATAAAATTAAAGCTATTTTGAAAACATGCTGAAACAAGCGGTGTTAATTATCCATTGCCTAAAGACATAAATTTTTAAGGAAATATATTTTATATTTGATCGGTAACCTATTATAAATTAATTCATGAGTCAACTTAACGCCCTTCAACCGGAATCAGTGTGGAAATATTTCGATGAAATAACCAAAATTCCCCGTCCTTCAGGCAAAGAAGAAAAAATGATTGAATATGTGACAGGATTTGCCACAAAGCATAATCTTGAATACAAAAAAGATGATCTTGGGAATGTAGTGATCAAAAAACCAGCCTCACCCGGTTTTGAAAACCGTTCATCGGTTTGCCTGCAGAGCCATCTCGATATGGTATGCGAGAAAAACAGCGACAGCAACCATAATTTTGAAACAGACCCGATTGAAACACTGGTTGACGGTGACTGGCTTAAGGCAAACGGCACAACACTGGGTGCTGACAACGGCATAGGAATTGCCGCCCAGCTTGCTTTACTTTCTGATGACTCTATTCAGCACGGACCGGTTGAATGCCTTTTCACTATAGACGAAGAAAGAGGACTTAACGGCGCCAAGGGATTATCTGAAGGTTTTATTACTAGTAAAATTTTAATAAACCTCGACTCAGAGGATGAAGGCGAACTTTTTATCGGGTGCGCGGGTGGAATGAATACAATAGCCACCATTAAATATAATGTAAGAAGAACACCTGAGAAGTCGGTTGCTTTTAAAATCCAGGTTTCCGGACTTCAGGGTGGCCATTCGGGAACCGATATCCATAAAAACAGGGGAAATTCGATTAAAATTCTGAACCAGTTCCTGTGGGAGTCAAGGAACAGGTTCGGCGCAAGGCTTTCGGTTTTTGAAGGTGGCAACCTCCGGAACGCCATACCCCGTGAAGCCTATGCGGTTATTACCGTTCCTGAGGATTATAAAGATGTTTTTACCGGATATTTCCATGATTATGGACGGATTCTGAAAAGGGAATACATGGTTGATGAGCCAAACATTAAGATCACAATGGATCCGGCTATACTTCCCGAAAAAGTGCTGAAGAAAAAAGTAATGGAGAAACTTCTTAACTCGCTTTATGCTTGTCCTCACGGAGTGGTTTCATGGAGCAGGGTAATGGAAAATCTGGTTGAAACATCAACCAACCTGGCTTCTGTTAAATTCGAAGGAATGAACCGGATTGTCATCGGCACGAGTCAGCGTAGTTCGGTTAATTCTGCCCGTATGCAAATCGCCAATACAGTGAGAAGTACTTTTAAACTGGCCGGTGCACAGGTTGAACAAACTGACGGATACCCCGGATGGAACCCCAATCCTGATTCAGCAATTCTTAAAATAACTGAAACCAGTTATAAAAAGCTATTCAATGTAAATCCGGCAGTAAAAGCTATTCATGCCGGTCTGGAATGCGGTTTGTTCCTTGAAAAATATCCTTACCTGGATATGATTTCATTTGGTCCGACCATTGTAGATCCTCATTCGCCTTCAGAAAGAATAAGTATTTCAACAACCGAAAAG encodes:
- the ffh gene encoding signal recognition particle protein — protein: MFDNLSDRLERSFKILKGEGRITEINVAETLKEIRRALLDADVNYKIAKTFTDNVKQQALGQKILTSVKPGQMMVKIVHDELTSLMGGANEDINMKGNPAVILIAGLQGSGKTTFSAKLASHLKHKRGKNPIMIAGDVYRPAAIEQLKVLGQQVSVPVYTEEGNQDPVKIALAGVKEAKRLGYDLVIIDTAGRLAIDEQMMNEIASVKKNVDPQEILFVVDSMTGQDAVNTAKEFNNRLDFDGVVLTKLDGDTRGGAALSIRSVVDKPIKFVSAGEKLESIELFHPQRMADRILGMGDIVTLVEKAQEQFDVEEARKIQKKIAKDQFTFTDFLSQIQQIKKMGNIKELASMIPGVGKALKNLDMDDDAFKGIEAIIYSMTQVERNNPEILNGTRRKRIADGSGTSIQEVNRLVKQFDETRKLMKMITTNKNPMRMMGNMPGLRGK
- a CDS encoding SLC13 family permease, with translation MITFDLVLVFVVLLFILISLYWNLLGTSFTFLVGVITLGIFGVLTPSEIISGFGNEQVAVVILMLLFSDVIKKTDIIEFSFDRLFRKVRTYRGFIGRMVLAVSGFSMFLNNTPLVAVMMPYVNSWTRRNNFAPSKFLIPLSYASILGGSATLIGTSTNLIVNSMVIDQKIMPGLKALNLFEFAWVGIPMMILGWLYLVLFGNKLLPSRKTYEDDLTSGREYVVEAKVKVRSHLIGKSVNESGLLDIKGLALTAVIRKSITIIEVPGDVILDQGDVLVFKGETHNIADLLSAKSGLVLPEVGMLSRLSRANVNEVVVSQNSSLINKSVRDSDFRGKYDAAIIAVHRNGERIEGKPGGVVLKAGDVLLLFAGENFLSRSKDSFDFYFITRVTEYLNLEWYKTLILLGGITGVITLAALNVISLFMGLIIMILISMLLKVTNPKEIPNTIDYNLALVIVMSLALGTAMIKSGAADLVANLVISAFLPFGKIGVLLGIYAITALLAAYITTKAAVAIVFPIALTVAQLLDVTGTPFVLAVAYASACTFMTPHGYVTNLMVYGPGGYSFRDFMKIGLPLTLVYMIVAVVILSLVYF
- a CDS encoding aminoacyl-histidine dipeptidase, whose amino-acid sequence is MSQLNALQPESVWKYFDEITKIPRPSGKEEKMIEYVTGFATKHNLEYKKDDLGNVVIKKPASPGFENRSSVCLQSHLDMVCEKNSDSNHNFETDPIETLVDGDWLKANGTTLGADNGIGIAAQLALLSDDSIQHGPVECLFTIDEERGLNGAKGLSEGFITSKILINLDSEDEGELFIGCAGGMNTIATIKYNVRRTPEKSVAFKIQVSGLQGGHSGTDIHKNRGNSIKILNQFLWESRNRFGARLSVFEGGNLRNAIPREAYAVITVPEDYKDVFTGYFHDYGRILKREYMVDEPNIKITMDPAILPEKVLKKKVMEKLLNSLYACPHGVVSWSRVMENLVETSTNLASVKFEGMNRIVIGTSQRSSVNSARMQIANTVRSTFKLAGAQVEQTDGYPGWNPNPDSAILKITETSYKKLFNVNPAVKAIHAGLECGLFLEKYPYLDMISFGPTIVDPHSPSERISISTTEKFWLLLLDVLKNVKTEN
- the argS gene encoding arginine--tRNA ligase, encoding MNLYLCHNIIKMLVIEDILSAQIKNAVLYLYGTDCLSSQIQLQKTRKEFEGDITLVVFPLLKVSKKSPDITASEIGTYINEHCQEIIKFNVVKGFLNMVVSSRYYLDFLNEMGVKPGFGFSPVQENSPSIMVEYSSPNTNKPLHLGHIRNNLLGYAVSNILHASGKRVFKTNLVNDRGIHICKSMLAWQKWGNGETPETSGKKGDHLVGDYYVRFDKEYKKQISELVAGGMKPEEAEKKAALILDAQEMLRKWEAGDKEVHELWEMMNNWVYKGFNETYKRLGVSFDKIYYESETWVHGKKAVLDGLEKGVFVKHDDGSVWADLRDKGLDEKVLLRSDGTSVYMTQDIGTAQVRQQEYKPGRMVYVVGNEQNYHFKVLSIVLDMLGFPWAKSLYHLSYGMVELPEGKMKSREGTVVDADDLMDEMTGTAREMSKELGKLEGLNETEKEDIFRMIGLSALKYYMLKVDPVKNMLFDPRESIDFDGNTGPFIQYTYTRIRSVFRKASEMGLEIPVSCKPDLELNPKEKSLLRYIHDFPAIVVDAGDTFNPSLIANFIYDLVKEYNQFYHDYSILKEENRDTRDMRLVLSAVVADIVKRAMELLGIEMPERM
- a CDS encoding GNAT family N-acetyltransferase, with the translated sequence MPVTIKEVLTKKELRTFIYLPEKIHSNHKTWVYPLYFDEWDFYNPAKNRFFSACDTILCLAYRNDEPVGRIMGIINHKYNKIHNENYGRFFALECYNDVEIASALITKIEDWCRERGMEKVIGPFGFSDKDPQGFMVEGFDEPVVIATNYSLDYMPELMQQCGYVKDIDCVDYIIPVPKEIPVFYKSIYKRSLDNNNFKLKEFKSRITLRPYIRPVFELINQTYAPIYGFSPLSDKEIDYFANRYIAIINPRFVKIIYNEKDELIAFALAMPEISIGIRKAKGKLFPAGFIKIVRESFRTKYLTMLLGAIREDYRNNGIDALLGFKMLESAQKQKFELIDSHLVLETNTKMRAEYEKLGGQVKKRYRIYGKMLQK
- the folD gene encoding bifunctional methylenetetrahydrofolate dehydrogenase/methenyltetrahydrofolate cyclohydrolase FolD is translated as MQLIDGKKIASDIKAEIAAEVIRLKEQGLKTPHLAAVLVGHDGASETYVAGKVKSCAEVGFKSTLIRYEEDVTEEKLLETVHKLNDDADIDGFIVQLPLPKHISEQKVIEAIDPKKDVDGFHPVNVGRMILGLPCFVSATPAGIMDLIERYNIPTSGKNCVVVGRSNIVGKPVSILMSLKAYPGDATVTMCHSRTKNLDNIIRQADIIIAALGKAEFVRADMVKEGAVVIDVGITRVPSDKTKSGWKLIGDVKFDEVAPKCSFITPVPGGVGVMTVVSLLKNTLKAAKKEIYG